Proteins co-encoded in one Gouania willdenowi chromosome 1, fGouWil2.1, whole genome shotgun sequence genomic window:
- the LOC114470815 gene encoding dynein regulatory complex subunit 2-like has protein sequence MPPKKGKKKGKSSEKAQLNAEDEQKKQQEKEEALEKFLLHQIQVEQSYSTTNRPKLGNSLKKTLLQHQNEDRMEELEVQRDSEWHLENLDSVVEKLEQELVALERKKELAQRAHQQHMELLDMNDNIFLVKLQQMWIDCLRDTKRKSTSERKQLLDETQRVQGKVDHLKLSAEQRDKIELDKLYQMNQDMLQLHELKTIPLDERLGRTKTIEEDQNDVNELEERKKIIRAETERLEKAVKVLNKLNEKQCTLMVDAMENELMASISEEKQRCQELLNKMNQTSKSAKERLTRVCVQGNQASKRLQALINKEEKIIRGAEICEKLESKHAGLLSSLSLSPPSEEHKVPKSSLAMKSDHIEGLELLILRISKAKLVLEKEKKETINLRKEKEEM, from the coding sequence ATGCCTCcaaagaaagggaaaaaaaaggggaaGTCTAGTGAGAAGGCTCAGCTGAATGCTGAGGATGAGCAGAAAAAGCAACAGGAGAAAGAGGAGGCGCTCGAAAAGTTCCTACTGCACCAGATACAGGTCGAGCAAAGTTACAGCACGACCAACAGGCCGAAGCTCGGTAACAGCTTGAAAAAAACTTTGCTTCAGCACCAGAATGAAGATCGAATGGAGGAGTTGGAGGTCCAGCGGGACTCAGAGTGGCATCTGGAAAACCTGGACAGTGTGGTGGAGAAACTGGAACAGGAGCTGGTGGCTTTGGAGCGTAAGAAGGAACTGGCGCAGCGTGCTCACCAGCAGCACATGGAGTTACTTGACATGAACGACAATATTTTTCTGGTCAAGCTGCAGCAGATGTGGATTGACTGTCTGAGagacacaaaaagaaaatccaCATCTGAGAGGAAGCAACTGCTGGATGAGACCCAGCGTGTCCAAGGCAAAGTGGATCATTTGAAGCTATCGGCGGAGCAGCGGGACAAGATTGAGCTGGACAAGCTCTACCAAATGAACCAAGACATGCTTCAGTTGCACGAACTCAAGACGATCCCTTTGGATGAAAGACTTGGCAGAACAAAGACCATTGAAGAAGACCAGAACGATGTTAATGAAttggaagaaagaaaaaagataataaGGGCTGAAACAGAAAGGTTAGAGAAAGCAGTGAAAGTACTGAACAAACTGAATGAGAAACAGTGTACACTGATGGTAGACGCCATGGAAAATGAGCTGATGGCTTCCATCAGTGAGGAAAAACAAAGGTGTCAGGAGCTACTGAACAAGATGAATCAGACCAGCAAATCAGCGAAGGAGCGTCTGACACGGGTCTGTGTGCAGGGAAACCAAGCCTCCAAAAGGCTACAGGCGCTGATCAATAAGGAGGAGAAGATAATCCGGGGGGCTGAAATTTGTGAAAAGCTGGAGAGCAAACATGCTGGTTTACTATCATCATTGTCACTGTCTCCACCCTCAGAGGAACACAAAGTGCCCAAAAGCTCATTGGCTATGAAGTCGGATCATATAGAGGGGTTAGAGCTGCTGATCTTGCGTATCAGCAAAGCCAAACTGGtgctggagaaggagaagaaagagACAATCAATCTGCGCAAAGAGAAGGAGGAGATGTAG